Proteins encoded by one window of Rhodococcus sp. OK302:
- a CDS encoding aldo/keto reductase yields the protein MEYRPLGASGLQVSQLILGCMSYGDPLRGNHPWTLPLEDAKSFYRKAIESGITTFDTANMYSDGTSEEITGNLLGELARRDELVIATKVFFPMRPGPYGGGLSGKHILWQIDESLRRLGTDYVDLYQIHRWDPDTPVEETMEALHDVVRAGKARYIGASSMCAWQFAKAQHVADMAGWTRFVSMQDQYNLLQREEEGEMHPMCQDSGVGVIPWSPLARGELTRQVGESSTPRSETDAVLGSYYRQAIDSNRAIADAVGLVAERHGVSRAQVALAWVRQQDAVTAPIIGATKPQHLAKAIDSLSLTLESDDLEIIEAPYVPRQPEGYWLEVVGSSSWTDG from the coding sequence ATGGAATATCGACCACTCGGAGCGAGCGGGTTGCAGGTGTCGCAGCTGATCCTCGGATGCATGAGCTATGGAGATCCCCTCCGTGGGAATCATCCCTGGACTCTGCCGTTGGAGGACGCGAAATCGTTCTATCGCAAAGCAATTGAGTCTGGTATTACCACCTTCGACACAGCGAACATGTACTCAGACGGCACGAGTGAAGAGATCACCGGCAACCTGCTGGGTGAACTTGCCCGACGTGACGAGTTGGTGATCGCGACCAAAGTGTTCTTCCCCATGCGGCCTGGCCCTTACGGCGGCGGATTATCTGGGAAGCACATCCTGTGGCAGATCGATGAGAGCCTGCGCCGTCTCGGCACGGACTACGTCGACTTGTACCAAATCCATCGATGGGATCCGGATACCCCTGTCGAGGAGACGATGGAGGCGCTGCACGACGTGGTTCGTGCAGGCAAGGCCCGGTATATCGGTGCATCCTCTATGTGCGCGTGGCAGTTTGCGAAGGCTCAACATGTTGCCGACATGGCTGGGTGGACTCGTTTCGTCTCGATGCAGGACCAGTACAACTTGCTTCAACGCGAGGAGGAAGGCGAGATGCACCCGATGTGCCAGGACAGTGGTGTCGGCGTTATCCCATGGAGCCCCCTCGCGCGTGGTGAACTCACTCGACAAGTTGGGGAGTCAAGTACCCCGCGTTCGGAGACCGATGCGGTCCTGGGGTCGTACTACCGGCAGGCCATCGATTCCAATCGAGCAATTGCCGACGCCGTGGGTTTGGTTGCTGAACGGCACGGGGTTTCCAGGGCGCAGGTCGCCCTCGCCTGGGTTCGGCAGCAGGATGCGGTTACTGCACCGATCATTGGGGCAACGAAACCGCAACACCTCGCCAAAGCTATCGACTCCCTTTCTCTCACACTCGAATCCGATGATCTCGAGATCATCGAAGCCCCCTACGTTCCGCGTCAACCCGAAGGCTACTGGCTCGAGGTGGTGGGTTCGAGCTCGTGGACAGACGGGTGA
- a CDS encoding RES family NAD+ phosphorylase, with the protein MSSERYNGRAPQLRVIPAGTELHRISGTASPYPPNSFNASGIRALGDPVQGRFEPIDTSHGGYLYVALSLAGAVAEGILRDIPIPRSGIVRRTRLAGKTYTRMVLDRDITVASLLDGDLRSLNLSGTLVGCDRGDYTWSRTTCHQILDADPGTDGVIYRCRNNPAELALMLLDRGVLDPAALGIAASNDVLTDPGTFADVVKVLDEVHHLKYVGSGHARIP; encoded by the coding sequence GTGAGCAGTGAGCGATACAACGGCAGAGCCCCGCAGCTCAGGGTGATCCCTGCAGGCACCGAGCTGCATCGGATCTCGGGCACAGCCTCCCCGTACCCACCGAACTCGTTCAATGCCTCCGGCATCCGCGCACTCGGTGACCCGGTGCAGGGCAGGTTCGAGCCGATCGACACATCCCACGGCGGATACCTGTACGTGGCCTTGTCTCTCGCCGGTGCGGTCGCGGAAGGCATCCTCCGCGACATCCCCATCCCACGATCGGGGATCGTGCGCCGCACACGCCTCGCCGGCAAGACCTACACCAGGATGGTCCTGGACCGCGACATCACCGTGGCCTCCCTGTTGGACGGCGATCTCCGATCCCTGAACTTGTCGGGGACGTTGGTCGGCTGCGATCGTGGCGACTACACCTGGTCCCGGACCACCTGCCATCAGATCCTCGATGCCGACCCGGGTACCGACGGGGTGATTTACCGCTGCCGCAACAACCCCGCCGAGCTCGCTTTGATGCTGCTCGATCGTGGAGTCCTCGACCCGGCCGCTCTCGGTATCGCCGCGTCGAACGATGTGCTGACCGATCCGGGTACCTTCGCCGATGTGGTCAAGGTGCTTGATGAGGTCCACCACCTGAAGTACGTCGGTTCTGGCCACGCCCGGATTCCGTAG
- a CDS encoding helix-turn-helix transcriptional regulator has product MTTPGPLGDFLRSRRFAVHPTDVGLPAGLELRRTPGLRREELATLAGVSFDYYTRLEQGRERRPGRAVLDSLARALRLTSDDSRHLTQLALVVAAPPADTTLAPATTVRAGIDGVLAALRPSPAYVLNRVSDMIAANPEGLALFHGISQWPTGRRNTVRYIFTHPAARTLFVDWEATARSSVAQLRSMNAHCPADPYLLDLVSELSAADTTFRRLWNDHAVGPRRHTTKSFNHPDLGICAFNFETLRLPEDELRISVYTACGNTSAGNELLEVSTENAEGNPIRAHTHD; this is encoded by the coding sequence GTGACTACACCCGGGCCACTCGGCGACTTCCTTCGGTCGCGGCGATTCGCTGTCCACCCGACTGACGTCGGTCTCCCCGCCGGGCTGGAGTTGCGCCGCACCCCGGGCCTGCGCCGCGAGGAGTTGGCGACTCTGGCCGGTGTCAGCTTCGACTACTACACGCGCCTCGAGCAGGGGCGCGAACGTCGGCCAGGACGTGCTGTGCTCGACAGCCTCGCGCGAGCATTGCGACTCACCAGCGACGATTCGCGCCACCTGACCCAACTGGCGCTTGTAGTCGCTGCCCCACCGGCCGACACCACGTTGGCACCTGCCACGACAGTGCGAGCCGGCATCGACGGCGTCCTCGCCGCTCTGCGTCCCTCACCGGCCTACGTCCTCAACCGGGTGAGTGACATGATCGCCGCGAACCCCGAAGGCCTGGCCCTGTTCCACGGAATCAGTCAGTGGCCAACCGGCCGACGAAACACCGTGCGATACATCTTCACCCACCCCGCCGCCCGCACCCTCTTCGTCGACTGGGAGGCCACCGCCCGGTCGAGCGTCGCACAGTTGCGGAGCATGAACGCACACTGCCCTGCCGACCCCTACTTGCTCGACCTGGTGTCCGAGCTGAGCGCCGCCGACACAACGTTTCGCCGCCTCTGGAACGACCACGCGGTCGGGCCTCGACGGCACACCACGAAGTCGTTCAATCACCCCGATCTCGGGATCTGCGCCTTCAATTTCGAAACACTCCGCCTACCCGAGGACGAGCTCCGTATCTCCGTCTACACAGCCTGCGGAAATACCTCCGCAGGCAACGAGCTGCTCGAGGTGTCCACAGAGAATGCGGAAGGCAACCCGATTAGGGCCCACACCCACGATTAG